Part of the Vibrio celticus genome, AGGCAAGGTTATCCTAGGTGGTATTGCTAAACCTGAAATGGATGGCTTCCGTTGGATGGCTATCATCTTCTGTACGCTACTTGCGGGTGGCGGTGTATTTTGGGCGGCAGCAGAGCCTATCGCACACTACGTTAATCCACCACCGTTATATGGCGCTCAAGAGAACGCACCGCAAGGTGCAGTGAACGCGTTATCGCAGTCATTCATGCACTGGGGCTTCCTAGCATGGGCAATTGTGGGCAGCCTAACGTCTATCGTGGTTATGCACCTTCACTACGACAAAGGCTTACCGCTTAAACCTCGTATTCTGCTTTACCCTGTATTAGGTGAAAGAGCACTGAAAGGCCATACAGGCGCACTGATTGATGCATGTTGTATTGTCGCTGTAGCGGCGGGTACTATCGGCCCGATTGGTTTCTTAGGCTTGCAAGTCAGCTACGCTCTGAATGAACTGTTTGGTATTCCAGATGGCTTCACAACACAGCTAATCATCATCTTGTTCGCTATCGTGCTTTACACATTGTCGGCATTAAGTGGTCTTAACCGCGGAATGCAAATGCTAAGCCGTTACAACGTAATTTTGGCGATGGCATTGATGGTTTACATCCTTATCTTTGGCCCAACGAACTTCATCTTCAATGGCTACATCCAAGGTGTAGGCAGCATGATTGATAACTTCATCCCGATGGCAACATACCGTGGTGACGAAGGTTGGTTGAGCTGGTGGACAGTATTCTTCTGGGGTTGGTTCTTAGGTTACGGCCCAATGATGGCAATCTTCATCGCACGTATTTCACGCGGTCGCAGTATTCGCCAATTGGTATCAACGATTAGCTTGATTGCACCGTTTGTTACTTGCTTCTGGTTCACGATTGTTGGCGGCTCTGGTCTTGCGTTCGA contains:
- a CDS encoding BCCT family transporter; the protein is MSDLTNSVKSSNVNAGQVHTASNTTSNTNQSESTSDKLGLTNPALWYSGGFIALFVTLALFDGELLSSLVNTGFAWSVKVFGPYWQMLLLLTFLIGLGLAAGRTGKVILGGIAKPEMDGFRWMAIIFCTLLAGGGVFWAAAEPIAHYVNPPPLYGAQENAPQGAVNALSQSFMHWGFLAWAIVGSLTSIVVMHLHYDKGLPLKPRILLYPVLGERALKGHTGALIDACCIVAVAAGTIGPIGFLGLQVSYALNELFGIPDGFTTQLIIILFAIVLYTLSALSGLNRGMQMLSRYNVILAMALMVYILIFGPTNFIFNGYIQGVGSMIDNFIPMATYRGDEGWLSWWTVFFWGWFLGYGPMMAIFIARISRGRSIRQLVSTISLIAPFVTCFWFTIVGGSGLAFEIADPGSVSKAFEGFNLPGALLAVTQQLPMPMLISILFLILTTIFIVTTGDSMTYTISVVISGETEPNAIIRTFWGVMMGVTALILISLGSGGISALQSFIVITAVPVSLILLPSLWNAPQIAIKMAKEQGF